A genomic region of Saccopteryx bilineata isolate mSacBil1 chromosome 1, mSacBil1_pri_phased_curated, whole genome shotgun sequence contains the following coding sequences:
- the CFD gene encoding complement factor D, giving the protein MADLSVHLALALILLGGALCAAQPRGRILRGSEAKSHQRPYMASVQVNGTHVCGGFLVAEQWVLSAAHCLEDLTNETEVQVLLGAHSLSQPEPSKHLYDVIRAVPHPGSRRDTIDHDLLLLQLSENATLGPAVKPLNWQREDRDVAAGTLCDVAGWGVDSHTGHKPDRLQYLLLRVMDRTTCNLRKYHDGIITERMMCAESNRRDTCKGDSGGPLVCNDVAEGVVTSGSRVCGNPRKPGIYTRVGSYTAWIDNVMAGGVATGGEPEGQNPKER; this is encoded by the exons ATGGCAGACCTCTCCGTGCACCTGGCACTGGCTTTGATCCTCCTAGGAGGCGCTCTATGTG CGGCACAGCCTCGTGGCCGGATCCTGCGTGGCAGCGAGGCCAAATCCCACCAGCGGCCCTACATGGCTTCGGTGCAGGTGAACGGCACACACGTGTGTGGAGGCTTCCTAGTGGCTGAGCAGTGGGTGCTGAGCGCAGCACACTGTCTGGAGGATCT gacCAACGAGACGGAGGTGCAGGTACTCCTGGGCGCGCACTCGCTGTCGCAACCGGAGCCATCCAAGCACCTGTATGATGTGATCCGAGCAGTGCCCCACCCCGGCAGCCGGAGGGATACCATCGACCACGATCTCCTTCTGCTGCAG CTGTCTGAGAATGCCACTCTGGGCCCCGCGGTGAAGCCCCTGAACTGGCAGCGCGAGGACCGCGATGTGGCAGCCGGAACGCTCTGCGACGTGGCCGGCTGGGGCGTTGACAGTCACACCGGCCACAAGCCCGACCGCCTGCAGTACTTGCTCTTGCGGGTGATGGACCGCACCACCTGCAACCTGCGCAAGTACCACGATGGAATTATCACTGAGCGCATGATGTGCGCAGAGAGCAACCGCCGGGACACTTGCAAG GGCGACTCCGGGGGCCCGCTAGTGTGCAACGACGTGGCCGAGGGCGTGGTCACTTCGGGATCCCGTGTGTGTGGCAACCCCAGGAAGCCCGGCATCTACACTCGTGTGGGGAGCTACACGGCCTGGATTGACAACGTGATGGCCGGGGGCGTAGCCACCGGAGGAGAACCTGAGGGGCAGAATCCCAAGGAAAGATAA